The Verrucomicrobiia bacterium sequence GATTCAGACCATCCAGGGGGACAGCCACGGGGCGGTGGAGGCGATCCGGGAGATTAGCGAGGTGATCCGGAAGATTGACCAGATTCAGACGGTGATTGCCAGTGCGGTGGAGGAGCAGGCGGCGACGATGAACGAGATTACCCGCAATGCGGCGGAGGCCGCGCAGGGCAGCCAGGAGATTGCCCGCAACATCGCCGGCGTCTCCCAGACCGCCCAAAGCACCACCCAGGCCGTGACCGAAAGCCTCCGCGTCGCCCAGGATTTGGGCGCCTTGGCGCAGGAATTGCAGGCCGCCGCCGCCCAGTTCAAGCTGGGCGAGGCCCGGGGCAGGGAAGAGCTCTCCCCCAAAGCCCCCTCAGCGCCAGTGGACAAGCCGGCCTCCCGGCGGGCGATCACGCCCGACCCCGGCGAACCGCTCTTGGCCACCGTCCCGGCAGGCAATGGTCATCAAGATTGAGTGTGTCTTATGAAAGCATTAGTCGTGGATGATTCCAAAATCATGCGCAACATCATCGGCCGCATCTTGCGCGAGATGGGCATGGACATCGTGGAGGCGGCCAACGGCGCCGAGGCGCTCGAAAAAGTCCAGGCCGAACGCCCCGACGTCTGTCTGGTGGACTGGAACATGCCCGAAATGAACGGCTACGAATTCGTCAAGGCCGTCCGCGCAGA is a genomic window containing:
- a CDS encoding response regulator — protein: MKALVVDDSKIMRNIIGRILREMGMDIVEAANGAEALEKVQAERPDVCLVDWNMPEMNGYEFVKAVRAEPAFDEMKIMMVTTETEVEQVTQALEAGANEYAMKPFTKEVIQEKLSLLGVA